From a region of the Helianthus annuus cultivar XRQ/B chromosome 5, HanXRQr2.0-SUNRISE, whole genome shotgun sequence genome:
- the LOC110940349 gene encoding serine/threonine-protein kinase STY13 produces MLEGQKFPGMMGVNNGNDNFVDLSQVFYHKLGEGSNMSIDSFNSLQMSNGGGSVAMSLDNSSVGSNDSHTRILNHQGLKRVKNSYIDAQSVNRVRVSQGLSDDALAQALLDARFPTEGLENFDEWTIDLRELSMGPAFAQGAFGKLYKGTYNGVDVAIKLLEKPENDLERAHLMEQQFQQEVMMLARLKHPNIVRFIGACRKPMVWCIITEYAKGGSVRQFLTKRQNRSVPLKLAVKQALDVARGMEYVHGLGLIHRDLKSDNLLISADKSIKIADFGVARIEVQTEGMTPETGTYRWMAPEMIQHRPYTQKVDVYSFGIVLWELITGMLPFQNMTAVQAAFAVVNKGVRPTIPHDCLPVLSEIMTRCWDGNSDVRPPFTEVVRMLEHAETEIMTTVRKARFRCCMSQPMTTD; encoded by the exons ATGTTGGAGGGTCAAAAGTTTCCAGGTATGATGGGTGTAAATAACGGTAACGATAACTTCGTCGATCTGTCACAAGTGTTCTACCATAAGCTCGGTGAAGGGTCGAACATGTCAATCGACAGCTTCAATAGTTTGCAAATGAGCAATGGTGGCGGGTCGGTCGCAATGTCTCTCGACAATAGTAGTGTGGGGTCGAACGACTCGCACACTCGCATATTAAATCACCAAGGTTTGAAGCGTGTAAAGAATAGTTACATCGATGCTCAGAGTGTGAATAGAGTAAGAGTGTCCCAAGGGTTAAGTGACGATGCGTTGGCTCAAGCTTTGTTAGATGCGCGGTTTCCAACCGAAGGGCTTGAAAATTTTGACGAGTGGACTATTGATCTCAGGGAACTTAGCATGGGACCCGCTTTTGCACAAGGTGCGTTCGGGAAGCTTTATAAAGGTACTTACAACGGTGTGGATGTTGCTATTAAGCTTTTGGAGAAACCGGAGAATGATTTAGAGAGGGCACACCTGATGGAGCAACAGTTTCAGCAGGAGGTTATGATGCTTGCGAGATTAAAGCATCCGAACATTGTTCGGTTTATCGGTGCATGCCGGAAGCCGATGGTATGGTGTATTATAACAGAATACGCCAAAGGTGGTTCTGTTAGGCAGTTTTTGACGAAGAGACAGAACCGATCGGTGCCGTTGAAATTGGCGGTTAAGCAGGCACTGGATGTTGCAAGGGGAATGGAATATGTGCATGGGCTTGGATTGATTCATAGGGATTTGAAGTCGGATAATCTTTTGATATCGGCTGACAAGTCAATTAAGATCGCTGATTTTGGTGTTGCGAGAATTGAGGTGCAGACTGAAGGAATGACACCTGAGACTGGGACCTACCGCTGGATGGCCCC GGAAATGATCCAGCACAGGCCCTACACGCAGAAGGTAGACGTTTATAGTTTCGGGATTGTGTTATGGGAACTCATCACAGGGATGCTTCCATTCCAGAACATGACAGCTGTGCAGGCTGCATTTGCTGTCGTCAATAAAGGTGTCCGACCCACCATCCCACATGACTGCCTTCCAGTTCTGAGTGAAATAATGACACGTTGTTGGGACGGGAACTCAGATGTCAGACCACCCTTTACCGAGGTGGTCAGAATGCTTGAACATGCTGAGACGGAGATCATGACCACGGTCCGCAAGGCTCGGTTCAGGTGCTGCATGAGTCAGCCCATGACTACTGATTGA
- the LOC110942950 gene encoding uncharacterized protein LOC110942950: MAHASGKTWIDQKAKRSLMQIQNDAVSAARMPDGKKPVSYAQLARSIHELAASSDQKKSQRELVHHVFPKLAVYNSVDPSLAPSLLMLGQQCEDRTVLRYVYHYLARLLSDNGAQGLTSGGGIPTPNWDALADIDAVGGVTRADVVPLIVDWLSAEALNTDEDFHTRRLQALKALTYAPSTSSDIQAKLYKIIFSILDKVCPYQSLSFIT; the protein is encoded by the exons ATGGCG CACGCCTCTGGAAAGACGTGGATCGATCAGAAGGCGAAGAGATCATTGATGCAGATCCAAAACGATGCCGTATCGGCTGCTCGTATGCCTGATGGGAAAAAG CCTGTTTCTTATGCACAACTTGCAAGGAGTATCCATGAACTAGCCGCTTCATCAGACCAA AAAAAGTCTCAAAGGGAGTTGGTGCATCATGTGTTCCCAAAACTTGCAGTCTATAACTCTGTCGATCCCTCTTTGGCGCCTTCTCTTCTCATG CTTGGTCAGCAATGCGAGGATAGGACTGTTCTCCGTTACGTCTACCATTACTTGGCAAGACTATTATCAGATAATGGTGCTCAAGGCTTAACTTCAGGTGGTGGGATTCCTACACCTAATTGGGATGCTTTAGCTGACATTGATGCTGTTGGCGGTGTTACTCGAGCAGATGTTGTACCACTCATAGTAGACTGGCTTTCTGCTGAGGCCCTAAATACAGACGAGGACT TTCACACACGAAGGCTTCAAGCACTTAAAGCTCTCACATATGCACCTTCAACTAGTTCTGATATCCAGGCGAAGTTGTACAAAATTATCTTCAGTATTCTTGATAAGGTTTGTCCATATCAATCTCTATCTTTTATTACGTAA